In a single window of the Candidatus Zixiibacteriota bacterium genome:
- a CDS encoding 3-hydroxybutyryl-CoA dehydrogenase codes for MGLDDIKIIGIIGGGTMGNGIAHVCAQCGYNVVLVDTTDELLGRAIKTITANLDRMVKKEKITEQDKTAILSRIRITTDMHDVKTAQVVIEAIYENLEAKLKIFKELDNICGPEVILASNTSSLPITQMAATTKRADRVIGMHFMNPVPMMLLIELIRGIATSDYTFQLIRDLSLKLGKTPVEVNDYPGFISNRILMPMINEAVYALMEGVASAEDIDTVMKLGMNHPMGPLTLADFIGLDVCLAIMEVLYVGFSDSKYRPCPLLWKMVQAGYLGRKTGRGFFVYEK; via the coding sequence ATGGGTCTGGACGATATTAAAATAATCGGCATCATCGGGGGCGGCACCATGGGCAACGGTATCGCCCATGTATGTGCCCAGTGCGGTTACAATGTTGTTTTGGTCGACACCACGGATGAACTGCTGGGTCGAGCAATCAAAACTATAACAGCCAATCTTGACCGAATGGTGAAAAAAGAGAAAATCACCGAGCAGGATAAGACGGCCATCCTCAGTCGGATCAGAATCACTACCGACATGCATGATGTCAAAACGGCTCAGGTGGTCATTGAGGCGATTTATGAAAATCTCGAGGCCAAACTGAAGATATTCAAAGAGTTGGATAATATCTGCGGTCCCGAGGTCATCCTCGCATCGAATACATCCTCCTTGCCGATTACCCAGATGGCTGCCACCACGAAGCGTGCGGATCGGGTTATCGGGATGCATTTCATGAATCCCGTGCCGATGATGCTGCTGATCGAGCTCATCAGAGGCATCGCCACCAGCGATTATACTTTTCAATTGATACGCGACCTCTCGCTTAAACTGGGAAAGACTCCGGTCGAGGTCAATGATTATCCCGGATTCATTTCCAATCGGATACTGATGCCGATGATTAATGAAGCCGTTTATGCCCTGATGGAGGGGGTCGCTTCCGCCGAGGATATCGATACCGTCATGAAGCTCGGTATGAACCATCCCATGGGACCCCTTACCCTGGCCGACTTCATCGGCCTTGATGTCTGCCTGGCCATCATGGAGGTACTGTACGTCGGATTTTCCGATTCGAAATATCGTCCCTGCCCGCTTCTCTGGAAAATGGTGCAGGCCGGATACCTGGGTCGAAAAACCGGCCGCGGCTTTTTCGTTTACGAAAAATAA
- a CDS encoding acetyl-CoA C-acetyltransferase — translation MPNRNEAYIVSACRSAIGTFLGGLSGFTATQLGGLAIKEAVKRAGIDPKKIDEIIMGHVVQAGVGQAPARQASMNAGIPTEIACFTINKVCGSGLKAVMLAAQSIRAGDQDCIVAGGMESMSGTPYVLHGAKAGLKFGDKKLQDSMVLDGLWCAFKNWHMGSAAELTARKAGISRQEQDEFAYNSHKKAIAAIQGGKFKQEIFSVEIPQKKGDPLKFEKDECPRPDISMEGLAKLKPAFEKDGTVTAGNAPGLNDGSAACVVVSEKFLKENNLTPMARIIEYTTAGTEPELLFFAPIHAVRKLCGKMGVDVHHFDLIEANEAFSVQALADGKELGWDWNRVNVHGGAVALGHPIGASGTRVLTTLIYALKDRGKKNGLATLCLGGGHAVALAIEMI, via the coding sequence ATGCCTAACAGAAATGAAGCTTACATCGTGTCGGCCTGCCGCTCTGCCATCGGAACGTTTTTGGGTGGCCTGAGCGGTTTTACGGCAACCCAGCTTGGCGGTTTGGCCATCAAAGAGGCCGTCAAGAGAGCTGGAATCGACCCTAAGAAAATTGATGAAATCATTATGGGGCATGTGGTTCAGGCCGGGGTTGGCCAGGCGCCCGCCCGCCAGGCATCTATGAATGCCGGCATCCCGACCGAGATCGCCTGCTTTACCATCAATAAAGTCTGCGGCTCAGGTCTTAAAGCGGTCATGCTGGCCGCTCAATCGATACGGGCCGGCGATCAGGACTGTATCGTTGCCGGTGGTATGGAGTCGATGTCCGGCACCCCTTATGTTCTCCACGGCGCCAAAGCCGGTCTGAAATTTGGTGACAAAAAACTCCAGGATTCTATGGTTCTCGATGGTCTCTGGTGCGCCTTCAAAAATTGGCATATGGGCTCGGCCGCGGAATTGACCGCCCGCAAAGCCGGTATCTCTCGGCAGGAACAGGATGAATTCGCCTATAATTCCCACAAGAAAGCGATTGCCGCAATACAGGGTGGTAAATTCAAACAGGAAATATTCTCCGTCGAGATTCCGCAGAAGAAGGGCGACCCGCTCAAGTTCGAAAAAGATGAATGCCCGCGCCCCGATATCTCCATGGAAGGCCTGGCCAAATTGAAACCGGCTTTTGAAAAGGATGGTACCGTCACGGCCGGAAACGCCCCGGGACTGAATGATGGTTCCGCCGCCTGTGTCGTGGTATCTGAGAAATTCCTTAAGGAGAATAATCTGACCCCGATGGCCAGAATTATTGAATACACTACCGCCGGCACCGAACCGGAACTTCTCTTCTTCGCCCCTATTCATGCCGTCCGGAAACTCTGCGGCAAGATGGGGGTCGATGTTCATCATTTTGACCTGATTGAAGCCAACGAGGCTTTTTCGGTGCAGGCGCTGGCCGACGGCAAGGAACTTGGCTGGGACTGGAACCGCGTTAACGTGCATGGCGGCGCCGTAGCTCTGGGACACCCCATCGGAGCCTCCGGAACCCGCGTTTTGACCACTCTTATCTATGCCCTTAAAGACAGAGGTAAGAAGAACGGACTGGCAACTCTTTGTCTCGGCGGCGGCCATGCCGTGGCCCTGGCAATTGAGATGATTTGA